One segment of Variovorax sp. PAMC28562 DNA contains the following:
- a CDS encoding ABC transporter permease subunit, translating into MDLALIVFIQVLYAVASLVIISAGLAVIFGMMKVINLAHGEFMMLGAYAVIAALKVGINLWVAIFIVAPIAVGIVGVVLERLVIRRLYGRMVDTMLATWGLSLLLVGIVTSVAGNTTAGVSAPLGSFSIGAYSVSGYTLVIIAVAVVLSLAIRFVLTRTQFGLIARGTMQKPDMANALGISPSRVYSVTFAVGAALSGLAGGLLAPLTGVVPTMGAAFVAKAFITVIGGGPAILAGLLGASSLFGAINQLATFVTTPVLGEVALLLAAIIMLRLLPQGITGRFFKGSL; encoded by the coding sequence ATGGATCTCGCACTCATCGTTTTCATCCAGGTGCTCTACGCGGTGGCGAGCCTGGTCATCATCTCGGCCGGTCTGGCTGTCATCTTTGGAATGATGAAGGTCATCAATCTCGCACATGGCGAGTTCATGATGCTCGGTGCGTATGCCGTGATCGCCGCGCTCAAGGTGGGGATCAACCTCTGGGTCGCGATATTCATCGTCGCGCCGATCGCGGTCGGCATCGTCGGTGTGGTGCTGGAGCGGCTGGTCATTCGCCGCCTCTACGGCCGCATGGTCGACACCATGCTGGCGACCTGGGGTCTGTCGCTGCTGCTGGTGGGCATCGTCACTTCGGTGGCGGGCAACACCACGGCCGGCGTCTCGGCGCCGCTCGGCAGCTTTTCGATCGGTGCGTATTCGGTCAGTGGCTACACGTTGGTGATCATCGCGGTCGCCGTCGTACTTTCGCTCGCCATCCGCTTTGTGCTCACGCGCACGCAGTTCGGCTTGATCGCACGCGGCACCATGCAAAAGCCCGACATGGCCAACGCGCTCGGCATCAGCCCGAGCCGCGTGTACTCGGTGACCTTCGCGGTCGGTGCGGCGTTGTCAGGGCTGGCTGGCGGATTGCTCGCGCCATTGACCGGCGTGGTGCCGACCATGGGCGCGGCCTTCGTGGCCAAGGCCTTCATCACCGTGATCGGCGGCGGACCGGCGATCCTCGCCGGCCTGCTCGGCGCCTCGTCGCTGTTCGGTGCCATCAACCAGCTCGCCACCTTCGTCACCACGCCGGTGCTGGGCGAGGTGGCACTGCTGCTGGCCGCCATCATCATGCTGCGCCTGTTGCCGCAAGGCATCACCGGCCGCTTCTTCAAAGGCTCTTTGTGA
- a CDS encoding 3-oxoacid CoA-transferase subunit B, whose product MTTTTATYQRRTKDQLAARVAQDIFDGAVVNLGIGQPTLVANHLPAGREVILQSENGILGMGPAPAAGEEDYDLINAGKQPVTLLPGGSFFHHADSFAMMRGGHLDICVLGAFQVSATGDLANWHTGEKDAIPAVGGAMDLAIGAKQTWVMMDLLTKQGASKLVKECTYPLTGIGCVKRVYSDLATLECTPDGLKLIDKVEGLAHDELEKLVGLPIAA is encoded by the coding sequence ATGACCACCACAACCGCAACCTACCAGCGCCGCACCAAAGACCAGCTTGCCGCCCGCGTCGCGCAAGACATCTTCGACGGCGCCGTCGTCAACCTCGGCATCGGCCAGCCAACGCTCGTCGCCAATCACTTGCCTGCGGGACGCGAGGTCATCCTTCAAAGCGAGAACGGCATCCTCGGCATGGGCCCTGCGCCTGCGGCTGGCGAAGAGGACTACGACCTCATCAATGCCGGCAAGCAGCCCGTCACGCTGCTGCCCGGCGGCTCGTTCTTTCATCACGCCGACAGCTTCGCGATGATGCGCGGTGGCCATCTCGACATCTGCGTGCTCGGTGCTTTCCAGGTGTCGGCCACCGGCGACCTGGCCAACTGGCATACCGGCGAGAAAGACGCGATCCCGGCGGTCGGCGGTGCGATGGACCTGGCCATCGGCGCCAAGCAGACCTGGGTGATGATGGATCTCCTGACCAAGCAAGGCGCGAGCAAGCTGGTCAAGGAATGCACCTACCCGCTGACCGGCATCGGGTGCGTGAAGCGTGTGTATTCCGATCTCGCCACGCTGGAATGCACGCCCGATGGGCTGAAGCTGATCGACAAGGTCGAAGGCCTCGCCCACGATGA
- a CDS encoding ABC transporter ATP-binding protein, which yields MLEVSGLHAGYGAIPVLHDISLRIATGESVGILGHNGMGKTTMLRTLIGALRATTGTVRFNDTDVTRYAPHARAKLGMAYVPQGREIFPTLSAMDNLRMGLVKTGERSLDTIEALLQDFPRLKPLLDRPGGSLSGGEQQLLSLARALAGKPTLLLLDEPTEGIQPSIIEEIAETLASLRDRMKLTIVLVEQNLEFIAAVSQRVLVIKRGQIGEEIPREHLGDFEIMSQYTGVHG from the coding sequence ATGCTGGAAGTCTCTGGCCTTCACGCCGGCTACGGCGCCATCCCCGTGCTGCACGACATCTCGCTGCGGATAGCGACGGGCGAATCGGTCGGCATCCTCGGCCACAACGGCATGGGCAAGACGACCATGCTGCGCACGCTGATCGGCGCGTTGCGCGCCACGACCGGCACGGTCCGCTTCAACGACACCGACGTCACGCGCTACGCACCGCACGCGCGGGCCAAGCTCGGCATGGCCTACGTGCCGCAGGGGCGGGAGATATTTCCGACGCTGAGCGCGATGGACAACCTGCGCATGGGCCTGGTCAAGACCGGCGAGCGCTCGCTCGACACGATCGAGGCATTGCTGCAGGACTTTCCAAGGCTCAAGCCGCTGCTCGACCGGCCTGGTGGATCGCTCTCCGGCGGCGAGCAGCAGCTGCTGTCGCTGGCGCGCGCGCTGGCCGGCAAGCCCACGCTGCTGCTGCTCGACGAGCCGACCGAAGGCATCCAGCCTTCGATCATCGAAGAGATCGCCGAGACACTGGCGTCGCTGCGCGACCGCATGAAGCTGACGATCGTGCTGGTCGAGCAGAACCTCGAATTCATCGCCGCGGTGTCGCAACGCGTGCTCGTTATCAAGCGCGGCCAGATCGGCGAGGAGATCCCGCGCGAGCACTTGGGCGATTTCGAAATCATGAGTCAATACACAGGAGTACATGGATGA
- a CDS encoding ATP-binding cassette domain-containing protein, translating into MTPLIETRGLNVRFGGVHATRDVNFSLAENELRCVIGPNGAGKSTFFKLLTGQVKPTSGQILFRGKDISNMQPHEPGRLGIGIKTQVPSLFNGLSVWENVWLSARRLNSTAHANRITGETLERVGMAAYRNVQAGLLAHGMRQWVEIGVVIAADPPLILLDEPAAGMSDAEVARTAELILEINRQHALVVVEHDMNFIRMIARKVTVLHQGAVIMEDTPDRIMSDPLIQQIYLGKKPH; encoded by the coding sequence ATGACGCCGCTGATCGAAACCCGCGGCCTCAACGTGCGCTTCGGCGGTGTGCATGCCACGCGCGACGTCAACTTCTCGCTGGCCGAGAACGAGCTGCGCTGCGTGATCGGCCCTAACGGCGCCGGTAAGAGCACCTTCTTCAAGCTGCTGACCGGGCAGGTCAAACCGACTTCGGGGCAGATCCTTTTTCGGGGCAAGGACATCTCCAACATGCAGCCGCACGAGCCGGGCCGTCTCGGCATCGGCATCAAGACGCAGGTGCCGAGCTTGTTCAACGGACTCAGCGTTTGGGAGAACGTGTGGCTGTCGGCGCGCCGGCTCAACAGCACCGCGCATGCCAATCGCATCACGGGCGAAACGCTGGAGCGCGTTGGCATGGCAGCGTATCGCAACGTGCAGGCCGGGCTGCTCGCGCACGGCATGCGGCAATGGGTCGAAATCGGCGTGGTGATCGCGGCCGATCCGCCGCTCATCCTGCTCGACGAGCCCGCCGCCGGTATGAGCGACGCCGAGGTGGCGCGCACCGCCGAGCTCATCCTGGAAATCAACCGCCAGCATGCGCTGGTGGTGGTGGAGCACGACATGAACTTCATCCGCATGATCGCGCGCAAGGTCACTGTGTTGCACCAGGGCGCAGTGATCATGGAAGACACGCCGGACCGCATCATGAGCGACCCGTTGATCCAGCAGATCTATCTCGGCAAGAAGCCGCACTGA
- a CDS encoding DUF1841 family protein yields MFNPSQEEVRRFFCDVYAKHREGLPMEPLETIAAGWIDAHPEYAADLADADAAVARTYDGANGRENPFLHLSMHLSISEQCSIDQPRGIRQAVELLAARRDSLLDAHHEAMECLGQMMWESQRAGRPPDGDAYTACVQRRATRD; encoded by the coding sequence ATGTTCAATCCCTCCCAGGAAGAAGTTCGCCGCTTCTTTTGCGACGTCTACGCCAAGCACCGCGAGGGCTTGCCGATGGAGCCGCTAGAAACGATCGCCGCCGGCTGGATCGACGCGCACCCCGAATACGCCGCCGACCTGGCCGATGCCGATGCCGCGGTCGCACGTACCTACGACGGCGCGAACGGGCGCGAAAACCCGTTCCTGCACCTGTCGATGCACCTGTCGATCAGCGAGCAGTGCTCCATCGATCAGCCGCGCGGCATCCGCCAGGCTGTCGAGTTGCTCGCCGCACGACGCGACTCACTGCTCGACGCGCACCACGAGGCGATGGAATGCCTCGGCCAGATGATGTGGGAAAGCCAGCGTGCCGGACGCCCGCCCGATGGCGATGCTTACACCGCCTGCGTGCAGCGCCGCGCGACGCGCGATTGA
- a CDS encoding SDR family NAD(P)-dependent oxidoreductase: protein MDLGLKGLNALVTGGTKGIGRAIAQTFAAEGTNVGICARNADEVAQTVAELSAYGVKVFGHAVDVGDGPALKDWVLAAGDALGGIDIVVANVSALAIANDEAGWQRGFEVDMMGTVRLVDAAMPRLERSPHAAIVTISSVSGREIDFAAGPYGAFKAAIVHYTQGLAHQLAAKRIRANSVSPGNTYFKGGVWDQIEQGNPTLYAQALALNPTGRMGTPQEMANAAAFLASPAASFVTGTNLVVDGALTRGVQL, encoded by the coding sequence ATGGACCTCGGACTCAAGGGACTCAACGCGCTGGTCACCGGTGGCACCAAAGGCATCGGCCGCGCCATTGCGCAGACCTTCGCGGCAGAGGGCACAAACGTGGGCATCTGTGCTCGCAACGCCGACGAGGTGGCGCAGACCGTCGCAGAACTGTCGGCCTACGGCGTCAAGGTGTTCGGCCATGCGGTGGACGTCGGCGACGGGCCCGCGCTCAAGGACTGGGTACTGGCGGCGGGCGACGCGCTGGGCGGCATCGACATCGTGGTCGCGAACGTGAGCGCCCTCGCCATTGCGAACGACGAGGCCGGCTGGCAGCGAGGTTTCGAGGTCGACATGATGGGCACGGTGCGGCTGGTGGACGCCGCCATGCCGCGACTGGAACGCAGCCCTCACGCGGCCATCGTCACCATATCGAGCGTCTCGGGCCGCGAGATCGATTTCGCCGCCGGACCCTATGGCGCCTTCAAGGCCGCGATCGTGCATTACACGCAGGGGCTGGCGCATCAACTGGCGGCCAAGCGCATCCGCGCCAACTCGGTGTCGCCTGGCAACACCTACTTCAAGGGCGGCGTGTGGGACCAGATCGAGCAGGGCAACCCCACGCTCTACGCGCAGGCGCTGGCCCTTAACCCGACCGGGCGCATGGGCACGCCACAGGAAATGGCCAACGCTGCAGCGTTTCTCGCGAGCCCGGCGGCGAGTTTCGTCACCGGTACCAACTTGGTGGTCGACGGCGCGCTCACGCGCGGCGTTCAGCTGTAG
- a CDS encoding sugar phosphate isomerase/epimerase family protein, with protein sequence MKTIKGPAIFLAQFLGATAPFDTLESLGAWAAGLGYKGVQIPCDPRLIDLKTAAASKTYCDELKGKLALHGVEITELSTHLQGQLVAVHPAYDEPFDAFAAPEVRGNPAARQKWAVQQLMYAAQASQNLGLTAHATFSGALAWPYLYSWPPRPSGLIETAFDELARRWKPILDRFDDAGVDVCYEIHPGEDLHDGVTYEMFLERVDNHPRACLLYDPSHFVLQQLDYLAYIDHYHERIKIFHVKDAEFNPTGKQGVYGGFQSWINRAGRFRSLGDGQVDFKAIFSKMAQYDFPGWAVLEWECCIKHPEDGAREGATFIAEHIIRVADRAFDDFAAGNASDDGAGVAMNRRMLGLG encoded by the coding sequence ATGAAAACCATCAAAGGCCCCGCCATCTTTTTGGCGCAGTTTCTCGGCGCCACAGCGCCTTTCGACACGCTCGAATCGCTCGGCGCCTGGGCGGCTGGCCTCGGCTACAAGGGCGTGCAAATCCCGTGTGACCCACGCCTGATCGACCTGAAGACCGCTGCTGCCAGCAAGACCTATTGCGACGAACTCAAAGGCAAGCTGGCGCTGCACGGCGTCGAGATCACCGAGCTGTCGACGCACCTCCAAGGCCAGTTGGTCGCGGTGCATCCGGCCTACGACGAGCCCTTCGATGCCTTCGCGGCGCCCGAAGTGCGCGGCAATCCGGCGGCGCGCCAGAAGTGGGCGGTACAGCAACTGATGTACGCGGCGCAGGCCTCGCAGAATCTGGGATTGACCGCACACGCGACCTTTTCCGGCGCGCTCGCCTGGCCGTACCTGTACTCATGGCCGCCGCGCCCGTCGGGGTTGATCGAGACTGCATTCGATGAACTGGCAAGGCGCTGGAAGCCCATCCTCGACCGCTTCGACGATGCGGGTGTCGACGTCTGCTACGAGATCCATCCCGGTGAAGACCTGCACGACGGCGTGACCTACGAGATGTTTTTGGAACGCGTCGACAACCATCCGCGTGCCTGCCTGCTCTACGACCCGAGCCACTTCGTGTTGCAGCAACTCGACTACCTCGCCTACATCGACCACTACCACGAGCGCATCAAGATCTTTCATGTGAAAGACGCTGAGTTCAACCCGACCGGCAAGCAGGGCGTGTACGGCGGTTTTCAGAGCTGGATCAACAGGGCAGGGCGCTTCCGTTCGCTGGGCGACGGCCAGGTCGACTTCAAGGCGATCTTTTCGAAGATGGCGCAGTACGACTTTCCGGGCTGGGCGGTGCTGGAGTGGGAGTGCTGCATCAAGCACCCTGAAGACGGCGCGCGGGAAGGCGCGACATTCATTGCCGAACACATCATTCGCGTGGCGGACCGGGCCTTCGATGACTTCGCGGCCGGCAATGCCAGCGACGATGGCGCGGGCGTCGCGATGAATCGGCGGATGCTCGGGCTCGGCTGA
- a CDS encoding amidase, with amino-acid sequence MTNDLHYLELVDIGQRIQKKELSPVEVTQAQLDRIGKVDGALKSYVTVMAEQALADARKAEAEIARGEIRGPLHGVPVAVKDLCWTQGVATAAGMTLYKDFVPTEDGTAVRKLREAGAVILGKLQLTESAYADHHPTVTPPVNPWNAAHWSGASSSGSGVATAAGLCYGSLGTDTGGSIRFPSSANGLTGLKPTWGRVSRYGAFELAATLDHIGPMTRSAADAGAMLGAIAGADPKDPTASLAAVPNYLAGMKRGLRGLRVGIDSRWNEEGVDAATLKVMVGALAAVRELGADVREVTFPDPAQVIVDWFPLCGIEAAVVHQSTYPARKDMYGPALSGLLDLGHAQTGMDYQKIVLNRLAFTGKVRAMFEGIDLLLMPSQGVASPTLERMLTFGTDAEMMSAMLRYTCPLDTSGSPTITLPGGFTDAGTPVAFQFVSRHFEEELLVRAGWAFQQATDWHQRHPAL; translated from the coding sequence ATGACCAACGATTTGCATTACCTGGAGCTGGTCGATATCGGCCAGCGCATTCAAAAGAAGGAACTCTCGCCGGTCGAGGTCACGCAGGCGCAGCTCGACCGCATCGGCAAAGTCGACGGCGCGCTCAAGAGCTACGTGACCGTGATGGCCGAGCAGGCGCTGGCCGACGCGCGCAAGGCGGAGGCCGAGATCGCCAGGGGCGAGATTCGCGGGCCGCTGCACGGCGTGCCCGTGGCGGTAAAGGACCTGTGCTGGACCCAGGGTGTGGCCACGGCGGCCGGCATGACGCTCTACAAGGACTTCGTGCCGACCGAAGACGGCACCGCTGTGCGCAAGCTGCGCGAAGCCGGCGCCGTCATCCTCGGCAAGCTGCAGCTCACCGAAAGCGCCTACGCCGACCATCATCCGACCGTCACGCCACCCGTCAACCCGTGGAATGCGGCCCATTGGTCGGGCGCTTCGTCGAGTGGCTCGGGCGTGGCCACGGCGGCCGGGCTTTGCTACGGCTCGCTCGGCACTGATACGGGCGGATCGATCCGCTTTCCCTCGTCCGCCAACGGGCTCACCGGCCTCAAGCCGACCTGGGGCCGTGTGAGCCGCTACGGTGCATTCGAACTGGCTGCGACGCTCGACCATATCGGCCCGATGACGCGCAGCGCGGCCGACGCCGGCGCGATGCTCGGTGCCATTGCCGGCGCCGATCCGAAAGACCCGACCGCCAGCTTGGCGGCCGTGCCCAACTACCTCGCCGGCATGAAGCGCGGCCTGCGCGGCCTGCGCGTTGGCATCGACTCGCGCTGGAACGAAGAAGGCGTCGACGCCGCCACCCTCAAGGTGATGGTCGGCGCACTGGCTGCCGTGCGCGAACTTGGAGCAGACGTGCGCGAAGTGACTTTCCCCGACCCGGCGCAGGTCATCGTCGACTGGTTCCCGCTCTGCGGTATCGAAGCTGCAGTGGTGCACCAGTCGACCTACCCGGCACGCAAGGACATGTACGGCCCGGCGCTGTCGGGCCTGCTCGACCTGGGCCATGCGCAGACCGGCATGGACTACCAGAAGATCGTGCTCAACCGCTTGGCGTTCACCGGGAAGGTGCGAGCGATGTTCGAGGGCATCGACCTGCTGTTGATGCCGTCGCAAGGCGTAGCGTCTCCCACGCTCGAACGCATGCTGACCTTCGGTACCGACGCCGAAATGATGTCCGCGATGCTGCGCTACACCTGCCCGCTCGACACCAGCGGCAGCCCGACCATCACGCTGCCCGGTGGCTTCACCGATGCCGGCACGCCGGTCGCTTTCCAGTTCGTTTCGCGCCATTTCGAGGAAGAGTTGCTGGTGCGTGCCGGCTGGGCCTTTCAGCAGGCCACCGACTGGCATCAGCGACACCCGGCACTCTAA
- a CDS encoding IclR family transcriptional regulator — translation MATTTKQTDKPRPGDTYVQSFARGLEVIRSFNASAPRQTLSEVAAASGLTRAGARRILLTLQTLGYVESDGKLFALTPRILDLGFAYLSSMPIWNRAEPVMEALVQQVHESCSAAVLDATDIVYVMRVATQKIMSISLGVGSRLPAWCTSMGRLLLSDLDDAEVLARLEAAPPEALTKHTVTDVDALLAKVIQARRQRWCLVNQELEEGLISIAAPIVNRSGRMVAALNISGQANRTSAKVMQETMLPALLASAQQISRLL, via the coding sequence ATGGCAACCACCACGAAACAAACCGACAAGCCACGCCCTGGCGATACCTATGTGCAGTCGTTCGCGCGCGGGCTCGAGGTCATCCGATCGTTCAACGCCAGCGCACCGCGGCAAACGCTCAGCGAGGTCGCCGCGGCCAGCGGGCTCACGCGGGCCGGCGCACGACGCATCCTGCTCACGCTGCAGACTTTGGGCTATGTCGAGAGCGACGGCAAGCTCTTCGCGCTGACGCCGCGCATCCTCGACCTCGGCTTTGCCTACCTGTCGTCGATGCCGATCTGGAACCGCGCCGAGCCGGTGATGGAGGCGCTGGTGCAGCAGGTGCACGAGTCGTGTTCCGCCGCCGTGCTCGACGCCACCGACATCGTCTACGTGATGCGCGTGGCCACGCAAAAGATCATGAGCATCAGCCTGGGCGTCGGCTCGCGGCTGCCAGCCTGGTGTACGTCGATGGGCCGGCTGCTGCTGTCCGACCTGGACGATGCCGAAGTGCTCGCACGGCTCGAAGCCGCACCGCCCGAGGCGCTAACAAAGCACACCGTGACCGATGTCGATGCTTTGCTCGCCAAGGTGATTCAGGCGCGCCGACAGCGCTGGTGCCTGGTCAATCAGGAACTCGAAGAAGGGCTCATCTCGATCGCCGCGCCCATCGTGAATCGCTCTGGCCGCATGGTCGCCGCGCTCAACATCAGCGGGCAGGCCAATCGCACCAGTGCCAAGGTGATGCAGGAGACCATGCTGCCGGCGCTGCTTGCCTCGGCGCAGCAGATTTCCCGTTTGCTCTGA
- a CDS encoding 3-oxoacid CoA-transferase subunit A codes for MINKIARSIAEAMAGIQDGSTVLIGGFGTAGIPNELIDGLIAQGATDLTIVNNNAGNGEAGLAALLKAGRVRKIICSFPRQADSQVFDGLYRTGKLELELVPQGNLAERIRAAGAGIGAFFCPTGYGTQLSGDRETRVIGGVQYVLEYPIQGDVALIKAERGDRWGNLVYRKAARNFGPVMAMAAKKTIATVHEIAELGTLDPETIVTPGIFVHQVVQIERVATQAGGFKKAA; via the coding sequence ATGATCAACAAGATCGCCCGCTCCATCGCTGAAGCGATGGCCGGCATCCAGGACGGCTCGACCGTTCTCATCGGCGGCTTCGGCACCGCCGGCATTCCCAACGAACTGATCGACGGACTGATCGCACAAGGCGCAACAGACCTGACCATCGTCAACAACAACGCCGGCAACGGCGAGGCGGGACTGGCTGCGCTGCTCAAGGCGGGCCGTGTGCGCAAGATCATCTGCAGCTTTCCGCGCCAGGCCGACAGCCAGGTGTTCGATGGCCTGTACCGCACCGGCAAGCTGGAGCTCGAACTGGTACCCCAAGGCAATCTGGCCGAGCGCATTCGCGCAGCGGGTGCGGGCATCGGCGCTTTCTTTTGCCCAACGGGCTACGGAACGCAGTTGTCGGGCGACCGCGAAACGCGCGTCATCGGTGGCGTTCAGTACGTGCTCGAGTACCCGATTCAAGGCGACGTCGCGCTCATCAAGGCCGAACGCGGCGACCGCTGGGGCAACCTGGTCTATCGCAAGGCCGCGCGCAACTTCGGCCCGGTGATGGCCATGGCCGCGAAGAAGACCATCGCCACCGTGCACGAGATCGCCGAGCTCGGCACGCTTGACCCGGAGACCATCGTCACGCCGGGCATCTTCGTTCATCAGGTCGTGCAGATCGAGCGTGTCGCCACGCAGGCCGGCGGCTTCAAAAAGGCAGCGTGA
- a CDS encoding acetamidase/formamidase family protein, with product MTWLDTSIMRTRGVAQGRTPDLHQLTEAKQGKYHYTIGPYSDPVLHVRPGDRVVVETRDAFEGAIKTEQDLPSRVLTMPFVNPQNGPIMVEGAEKGDVVAVYIESMAPRGPNPRGTCAMIPHFGALSGTAFTALLADPLPEIVRKIDLDEQGVYWSKRVTLPYRPHIGTLSCSPEIDSINTLTPDQHGGNMDLPDMGPGSITYLPVQSPGARLFIGDAHACQGDGEVCGTAVEYPSTTTIQVDLIKGWRLDWPRLENERVIMAIGSARPLEDATRIAYRELVLWMEAEYGYDRWDAYMMLSQCGQVRLGNFVDPKYTVGAGISKTYLAPG from the coding sequence ATGACCTGGCTCGACACCTCCATCATGCGAACGCGCGGCGTGGCGCAGGGCCGCACGCCCGACCTTCACCAGCTGACCGAAGCGAAGCAGGGCAAGTACCACTACACCATTGGCCCGTACTCCGACCCGGTGCTGCACGTTCGGCCCGGAGACCGTGTCGTGGTCGAGACGCGCGATGCCTTCGAAGGTGCGATCAAGACCGAGCAGGACCTGCCGTCGCGCGTGCTCACCATGCCCTTCGTGAACCCGCAGAACGGCCCGATCATGGTCGAGGGCGCCGAGAAGGGCGACGTGGTCGCGGTGTACATCGAGTCGATGGCACCGCGTGGTCCCAACCCACGTGGCACCTGCGCAATGATCCCGCACTTCGGCGCGCTCAGCGGCACGGCGTTTACCGCGCTGCTGGCCGATCCGCTGCCCGAGATCGTCCGCAAGATCGACCTCGACGAGCAGGGCGTCTACTGGAGTAAGCGCGTCACGCTGCCGTACCGGCCGCACATCGGCACGCTGAGTTGCTCGCCCGAAATCGATTCCATCAATACGCTCACGCCCGACCAGCACGGCGGCAACATGGACCTGCCCGACATGGGGCCGGGCAGCATCACTTACCTGCCGGTACAGAGCCCGGGTGCGCGGCTCTTCATCGGCGACGCGCATGCCTGCCAGGGCGACGGCGAGGTCTGCGGCACTGCCGTCGAGTACCCCAGCACCACCACCATCCAGGTCGATCTCATCAAGGGCTGGCGGCTCGACTGGCCGCGGCTCGAGAACGAGCGCGTGATCATGGCCATCGGCAGCGCACGTCCGCTCGAAGACGCCACCCGCATCGCGTACCGCGAGCTGGTGCTGTGGATGGAAGCGGAGTACGGATACGACCGCTGGGACGCCTACATGATGCTGAGCCAATGCGGCCAGGTGCGACTCGGCAATTTCGTGGACCCCAAGTACACGGTCGGCGCCGGCATTTCCAAGACCTATCTCGCCCCGGGCTGA
- a CDS encoding branched-chain amino acid ABC transporter permease: MNRFANSWGSAALCLAIGIALMFGLPGVMDDYTLIEVTIYAVMAILSVSLAFIWGFGGILCFGQAAFFGLGSYTYAIAVVNMGDSTVPFLLAIVVPALFATLLGYVIFYGRLSDVYMGVITLTVTLILFNLINSTAGPEWRIGSAPLGGFNGIPAIPTLNWPGQQDEVLTPKDLFYVTFTCLLMVYVLLRVLIASKIGRVIIAAKENEQRVLLLGYDARAYKLFSFMLGGAIAGLAGCLFANWGAFTSPTIFGLAQSAQIIIWVIVGGLGTLVGPVVGAVAIQWLTSQIGTQQVFNSNLVLGGILVVFVLLVPKGIVPSIGQLLELAWRRMRRPAVSPAPKPSPKPASSAAAVGAALVESPRALTTSEQVQ; this comes from the coding sequence GTGAATCGATTCGCCAACTCCTGGGGGAGTGCCGCGCTGTGTCTCGCGATCGGCATCGCGTTGATGTTCGGGCTGCCCGGCGTCATGGACGATTACACGCTGATCGAGGTCACCATCTATGCGGTGATGGCGATCTTGTCGGTTAGCTTGGCCTTCATCTGGGGCTTTGGCGGCATCCTGTGCTTCGGGCAGGCCGCGTTCTTCGGGCTGGGCTCGTACACCTACGCTATCGCGGTGGTGAACATGGGCGACAGCACCGTGCCATTTCTGCTCGCGATCGTGGTGCCGGCGCTGTTTGCCACGCTGCTCGGCTACGTGATTTTCTATGGCCGGTTGTCCGATGTGTACATGGGCGTGATCACGCTGACGGTCACGCTCATCCTGTTCAACCTGATCAACTCGACGGCCGGTCCGGAATGGCGCATCGGCAGCGCGCCGCTCGGCGGCTTCAACGGCATTCCGGCGATACCGACGCTCAACTGGCCCGGGCAACAAGACGAAGTGCTGACGCCCAAAGACCTGTTCTACGTCACCTTCACCTGCCTGCTGATGGTCTACGTCCTGCTGCGCGTGCTGATCGCCTCGAAGATCGGGCGCGTCATCATCGCGGCCAAGGAGAACGAGCAGCGCGTGCTGCTGCTGGGCTACGACGCCCGTGCATATAAGCTCTTCAGCTTCATGCTCGGTGGCGCCATCGCGGGCCTGGCCGGCTGCCTGTTCGCCAACTGGGGCGCGTTCACCAGCCCCACGATCTTCGGGCTCGCACAATCGGCTCAGATCATCATTTGGGTCATCGTCGGTGGGCTGGGAACATTGGTCGGCCCGGTGGTCGGCGCGGTCGCGATCCAGTGGCTCACCTCGCAGATCGGCACGCAGCAGGTCTTCAACTCGAACCTGGTGCTGGGCGGCATCCTGGTGGTGTTCGTGCTGCTGGTGCCCAAGGGCATCGTGCCCAGCATCGGGCAATTGCTTGAGTTGGCGTGGCGCCGCATGCGGCGGCCTGCGGTTTCGCCCGCACCCAAGCCCTCGCCCAAACCCGCTTCGTCAGCTGCCGCAGTCGGTGCAGCTTTGGTTGAATCGCCACGCGCACTGACGACTTCGGAGCAGGTGCAATGA